A window of the Phycisphaerae bacterium genome harbors these coding sequences:
- a CDS encoding type II secretion system protein GspG, translating to MLPNTLRQYVGGGPVQMIASAGIVSLSAVLLYLVTCGVPPRDGSADAARRALAEVAVGRRGQLALALESYRSALGDYPTTAAGLHALVSAPPDVAARARWQRAGGPFIQHETILRDPWGPEYLYQRLGGAAATPYRLCSAGPDGLPNTADDVSNQ from the coding sequence ATGCTCCCGAACACGCTGCGCCAGTACGTTGGCGGTGGCCCCGTCCAGATGATCGCGTCAGCCGGCATCGTGAGTTTGAGTGCCGTCCTGCTGTACCTCGTGACTTGCGGCGTGCCGCCGCGCGATGGGTCTGCCGACGCCGCCAGAAGGGCACTTGCCGAGGTGGCGGTCGGTCGCCGGGGGCAGCTTGCCTTGGCGCTCGAATCGTACCGCTCCGCGTTGGGCGACTACCCAACGACCGCCGCGGGGCTGCACGCCCTCGTCAGCGCGCCACCAGACGTTGCGGCTCGTGCCCGCTGGCAGCGCGCCGGAGGTCCATTCATCCAGCACGAGACCATCCTGCGCGACCCGTGGGGGCCTGAATACCTCTACCAGCGCCTTGGCGGCGCGGCTGCAACACCATATCGCTTGTGCAGCGCTGGTCCCGACGGTCTGCCGAACACCGCCGACGATGTGAGCAACCAATGA
- a CDS encoding tetratricopeptide repeat protein → MIAGLILVGISVAIYAPNLQAGFLTWDDDLMVLANPLVLSPNGLSAIWSRTAHTHGWPNYPLFYTSLWLNHRLWGLEPAAYHAANIALHVLNAVLVLAVLRRLGLGRVAAWLCAAAFALHPLQVESVAWVTERKNVLSGMFYLLALLLYVHHRRSGRWWAYGVAFVAFVAALLSKTGTLTLIPTLLIADWLVLRGTKDTARRTLSASLLRLAPFVIAGVIAAIVLVGIEQPPQEPVPPMLRPLLAARALWFYLGKLLVPVGLCPIYPRWTVSGTTPLAWLPLLGCVLALAAAIRWRAHLGGLVLWGLGHFVVTLLPVIGLVSFAYHDHSFVADRFVYLACIGVFAAMAAAMERVLAALRASRAVRLSVGGAALAAVLALAAFTSRQIPVWHDSYRFWSTAVAANPESFWAQHAFAIQLWQRGRTAEALECWRRSAALSPDFVHAQMMIGLMLKEMGDLDAAGTQLSQAVGRVPGYPPLRAVLADVRAAQGQWAEALQTLREIVAADPNCATAWERLAWILATSPDAQWRRANEAVRAAQQAARLTRNQAAQPLDTLGAAYAEAGLLDKAIDAAEHALQLARRDGDEYLAAQIEARLAGYRAGRPFRTPPPMSQP, encoded by the coding sequence GTGATCGCGGGCCTGATTCTGGTGGGCATCTCCGTTGCCATCTACGCGCCCAACCTGCAGGCCGGCTTCCTGACGTGGGACGACGACCTGATGGTGCTGGCGAACCCGCTGGTGCTGTCGCCCAACGGGTTGTCTGCAATCTGGAGCCGGACGGCACACACACACGGCTGGCCGAACTACCCTCTGTTCTACACGTCACTGTGGCTGAATCATCGGCTCTGGGGGCTGGAACCGGCGGCGTACCACGCCGCGAACATCGCCCTGCACGTGCTGAACGCGGTGTTGGTGCTGGCAGTACTGCGGCGTTTGGGGCTGGGCCGCGTCGCGGCGTGGCTGTGCGCGGCCGCCTTTGCGCTGCACCCGCTCCAGGTCGAGTCGGTGGCGTGGGTCACCGAGCGGAAGAACGTGCTCTCGGGCATGTTCTACCTGCTTGCCCTGCTGCTGTACGTCCACCATCGGCGGTCGGGACGCTGGTGGGCCTATGGCGTGGCATTTGTGGCGTTCGTCGCCGCGCTGCTCAGCAAGACGGGCACGTTGACGTTGATCCCCACGCTCCTGATCGCGGATTGGCTGGTGTTGCGGGGCACGAAGGACACGGCGCGACGGACACTGTCGGCGAGCCTGCTGCGCCTGGCACCGTTCGTGATCGCGGGCGTGATTGCGGCGATTGTGCTCGTCGGGATCGAGCAGCCACCGCAAGAGCCCGTGCCGCCCATGCTGCGTCCGCTGCTCGCCGCGCGAGCACTCTGGTTCTACCTGGGCAAGCTGCTGGTGCCAGTCGGGTTGTGCCCGATCTACCCGCGCTGGACGGTAAGCGGGACGACGCCGCTCGCATGGTTGCCGCTGCTGGGCTGCGTTTTGGCGCTGGCGGCGGCGATCCGTTGGCGCGCGCACCTGGGTGGCCTCGTACTCTGGGGGCTGGGCCACTTCGTAGTCACGCTGCTGCCGGTGATCGGGCTGGTGAGCTTCGCCTACCACGACCACTCGTTCGTCGCCGATCGGTTCGTGTATCTCGCGTGCATCGGCGTGTTCGCGGCGATGGCGGCCGCAATGGAGCGCGTGCTGGCGGCTCTGCGCGCAAGCCGCGCCGTACGACTCAGCGTGGGCGGCGCCGCGCTGGCCGCGGTGCTCGCATTGGCGGCGTTTACGTCGCGGCAGATACCCGTGTGGCACGATTCCTATCGCTTCTGGTCGACGGCGGTCGCGGCCAACCCGGAGAGCTTCTGGGCCCAGCATGCTTTTGCCATTCAGTTGTGGCAACGCGGGCGCACCGCGGAGGCGTTAGAGTGCTGGCGCAGAAGCGCGGCCCTGTCACCCGATTTCGTCCACGCCCAGATGATGATCGGGCTCATGCTCAAGGAAATGGGTGACCTGGACGCCGCGGGCACGCAACTGAGCCAAGCGGTAGGGCGCGTGCCGGGCTACCCTCCGCTGCGGGCGGTGCTTGCGGACGTACGCGCTGCGCAAGGCCAGTGGGCCGAGGCACTGCAGACGCTGCGCGAGATCGTCGCCGCCGATCCGAACTGCGCGACGGCGTGGGAGCGGCTGGCCTGGATTCTGGCGACCTCACCGGATGCGCAATGGCGCCGGGCAAACGAGGCCGTACGCGCGGCCCAGCAGGCGGCGCGGCTGACGCGGAACCAGGCTGCGCAGCCGCTGGACACGCTCGGCGCGGCATACGCTGAGGCGGGGCTGCTGGACAAGGCAATCGACGCGGCGGAACACGCACTGCAGTTGGCGCGGCGCGACGGCGACGAGTACCTGGCGGCACAGATTGAAGCACGGTTGGCAGGCTACCGGGCGGGCCGGCCGTTTCGCACACCACCGCCGATGTCACAACCCTGA
- a CDS encoding phosphatase PAP2 family protein: MRGTPDMAVQQSAGARRSKGLWIWTGLALLLIAVGLAGFDRWFYEHVSRVLNTEDRPLDHDFYSLTKPFWTVCRFVFGNVLGALGLCAAVAILRPVRWRTVLVAWAIVAGVALTANVAQRAIGRLRPNRAESHLAFTQPFAELLTRPRVSFPSGEAATAFALACVLVHLVPRGQPGFYALATLTAGARLVNGAHYVSDVAAGALLGALLADVLFCWLGRTRAGPRANPTEPPGSA; the protein is encoded by the coding sequence GTGCGCGGGACGCCAGACATGGCGGTGCAGCAGTCCGCGGGCGCGCGGCGCAGCAAGGGCCTGTGGATCTGGACGGGGCTGGCACTGCTGCTGATCGCCGTCGGGCTGGCGGGCTTCGACCGCTGGTTCTATGAGCACGTGTCGCGCGTCCTGAACACCGAGGACCGGCCGCTTGATCACGACTTCTACAGCCTGACCAAGCCGTTCTGGACTGTGTGCCGGTTCGTGTTCGGGAACGTACTCGGAGCGCTGGGGCTCTGCGCCGCGGTGGCGATCCTGCGGCCCGTGCGCTGGCGCACCGTCCTGGTCGCGTGGGCGATCGTGGCCGGCGTGGCGCTGACGGCGAACGTGGCCCAGCGGGCAATCGGGCGGCTGCGCCCGAACCGCGCCGAATCACATCTGGCGTTCACGCAGCCATTCGCGGAGCTGCTGACCAGGCCGCGGGTTTCGTTCCCGTCCGGCGAAGCCGCGACCGCCTTCGCGCTGGCCTGCGTCCTGGTACACCTCGTCCCGCGCGGCCAGCCGGGCTTCTATGCCCTGGCCACCCTGACCGCCGGGGCACGGCTCGTGAATGGCGCGCACTATGTAAGTGATGTGGCGGCGGGCGCGTTGCTGGGTGCGCTGCTCGCCGACGTGCTTTTCTGTTGGCTCGGGCGAACGCGGGCCGGACCGCGTGCTAATCCGACAGAGCCACCGGGGTCGGCTTGA
- a CDS encoding ThuA domain-containing protein, translated as MTAAPIRVLVWDENAPHVPVEVYRHNIRSAIAGGLIELGGAHLDVRTAHLDDPQQGLSEQALATTDVLIWWGHVRHAEVSDAAVDRIVQRVREEGLGFIALHSAHYAKPFKRVLNCTGHLKGGWREDEQPEEIHVCAPHHPIAQGVHDFTLAQEEMYGAPYDVPPPDVVILQSYFPAGGEFFPSGLAWTVGAGIDTDFASGPGQGVGQGMGIGRVFYFRPGHESVPTYYNPDVCRILYNAVRWAAKRV; from the coding sequence ATGACCGCCGCACCGATTCGCGTCTTGGTTTGGGATGAGAACGCCCCGCATGTCCCGGTCGAGGTCTATCGCCACAACATTCGCAGTGCGATTGCCGGCGGGCTGATCGAGCTGGGGGGCGCCCACCTGGACGTCCGCACGGCCCACCTCGACGACCCGCAACAGGGACTTTCGGAGCAGGCGCTGGCGACGACCGACGTGCTCATCTGGTGGGGCCACGTCCGCCACGCCGAGGTCAGTGACGCCGCCGTGGACCGCATTGTCCAGCGCGTCCGGGAAGAGGGCCTCGGGTTCATTGCGCTGCACTCCGCGCACTACGCCAAGCCGTTCAAACGCGTGTTGAACTGCACCGGCCACCTCAAGGGCGGCTGGCGCGAGGACGAGCAGCCGGAAGAGATCCACGTCTGTGCTCCGCACCACCCCATCGCGCAGGGCGTGCACGATTTCACGCTCGCCCAGGAGGAGATGTACGGCGCCCCCTACGACGTTCCGCCCCCGGATGTCGTCATCCTGCAATCCTATTTCCCCGCCGGCGGCGAATTCTTCCCTTCCGGCCTCGCCTGGACGGTGGGGGCGGGTATCGACACCGACTTCGCTTCCGGCCCGGGGCAGGGCGTCGGGCAGGGGATGGGCATCGGGCGCGTCTTCTACTTCCGGCCCGGCCACGAGTCCGTGCCCACGTACTACAACCCCGACGTGTGCCGCATCCTCTACAACGCCGTCCGCTGGGCCGCCAAACGAGTCTAG
- a CDS encoding glycosyltransferase family 39 protein — MDRLAHHAPASPGPAGRWHLLAAVGLLLAGAAAHLVYLLNHCPLDLSGDEAHYWEWARRLDLSYYSKGPLVAYIIALGRLLLAKWSEHMVGHEALAVRVPALVLSVATGLGIYTLAAATLRSSRLALAAVAVTCTIPIFAVGAILMTIDAPLACLFVWTLVAVERGLRTGHRGPWLIAGLMIALGILAKYTMVLIFPMVGLTLLCVPRYRAVLRRPGPYVATLIGGLGFVPILLWNSRHNWVSFRHVAGQAGVAGGPAIEWLGPLSYVTGQAAVVGPIWFVATLCAVVALWRRPGAEPGELLEPAATRFLICATVTPWLVFLAFSPITKIQPNWPVLALLPGTVLLVAWLARLLRQPATRSTGRVLIVAGVLLGAGSVAVMHYSHWLTPAFAWLARREPPWNLTPVAKYDPTARLRGWSQLAAAVDEVLATERAAGREPFIVTDDYQTASEIAFYCPGEPAVYCLQAVLGNRQSQYDIWPNPIRNAAQFIGRPCIYVGTLKPELIGQGASAHVALRGARLATTVEHRVRGHLYRVWPVYVCEEFAGLPPELGRPAEEY; from the coding sequence ATGGACCGACTGGCCCATCACGCCCCCGCATCGCCCGGCCCGGCCGGACGATGGCACCTGCTGGCCGCCGTCGGGCTGCTGCTGGCCGGTGCCGCAGCGCACCTGGTCTACCTGCTCAACCACTGCCCGCTCGACCTGTCCGGGGACGAGGCCCACTACTGGGAATGGGCGCGACGCCTGGACCTGAGCTACTACAGCAAAGGCCCGCTGGTCGCGTACATCATCGCGCTGGGGCGGTTGCTCCTGGCGAAATGGTCGGAACACATGGTTGGCCACGAGGCACTGGCCGTCCGCGTGCCGGCGCTCGTGCTCTCGGTCGCAACGGGGCTGGGGATCTACACGCTGGCGGCGGCGACGCTGCGTAGCTCACGCCTGGCGCTGGCCGCTGTCGCGGTCACCTGCACGATTCCGATCTTCGCCGTCGGCGCGATTCTGATGACGATCGATGCGCCGCTGGCGTGCCTGTTTGTGTGGACGCTGGTGGCCGTGGAGCGCGGGTTGCGCACCGGGCACAGAGGACCGTGGCTAATTGCGGGGCTGATGATCGCGCTGGGCATCCTGGCGAAGTACACAATGGTGCTGATTTTTCCGATGGTCGGGCTGACGCTGCTGTGCGTGCCGCGCTACCGGGCCGTGCTGCGCCGGCCGGGACCGTACGTCGCGACGCTGATCGGTGGGCTCGGCTTTGTGCCGATTCTGCTTTGGAACAGCCGGCACAACTGGGTCAGCTTTCGGCACGTCGCCGGGCAGGCGGGCGTGGCAGGCGGGCCGGCAATCGAGTGGCTCGGGCCGCTGAGCTACGTCACGGGGCAAGCCGCGGTCGTCGGCCCCATCTGGTTCGTCGCCACGCTGTGCGCCGTGGTGGCGTTGTGGCGACGACCCGGCGCTGAGCCCGGCGAGCTACTCGAGCCGGCGGCAACGCGCTTCCTGATCTGCGCGACGGTTACGCCGTGGCTGGTCTTTCTTGCGTTCAGCCCGATCACGAAGATCCAGCCGAACTGGCCAGTCCTGGCGCTGTTGCCGGGCACGGTGCTGCTGGTGGCGTGGTTGGCGCGCCTGCTCCGGCAACCGGCCACGCGTAGCACCGGGCGCGTGCTGATCGTCGCCGGGGTACTGCTCGGCGCGGGCAGCGTGGCCGTGATGCACTACAGCCATTGGCTGACACCGGCATTCGCGTGGCTGGCGCGCCGCGAGCCACCGTGGAACCTGACGCCCGTCGCGAAGTACGACCCGACGGCGCGGCTGCGCGGGTGGTCACAGCTTGCGGCGGCGGTCGACGAAGTGCTGGCAACCGAGCGGGCGGCCGGGCGCGAGCCGTTCATCGTGACGGACGACTACCAGACGGCCAGCGAGATCGCGTTCTATTGTCCGGGCGAGCCGGCGGTGTATTGTCTGCAGGCAGTGCTCGGCAACCGGCAGAGCCAGTACGACATCTGGCCAAACCCGATTCGCAACGCCGCGCAGTTCATCGGGCGGCCGTGCATCTACGTGGGCACGCTGAAGCCGGAGCTGATTGGGCAAGGCGCCTCGGCGCACGTCGCCTTACGCGGCGCGCGGCTGGCAACGACGGTGGAGCACCGCGTGCGTGGACACCTGTACCGCGTGTGGCCGGTGTACGTGTGCGAGGAGTTCGCCGGGCTGCCGCCGGAGCTGGGCCGGCCGGCGGAGGAATACTAG
- the cysS gene encoding cysteine--tRNA ligase, with product MGLKVFNTLGRKLEEFVPLHPPQVGMYVCGPTVYGHSHLGHAKSYVSFDAILRWLRCRGFDVTYIQNITDVGHMTDNDEDAGEDKIIAEGRRRSLHPMAVVELFTRSYFDDMDALNVLRPDISPRASGHIPEQIACVQELLAKGHAYEVNGSVYFDVASFSKYGRLSGRSVEEMEAGARVEVNPEKRHPADFALWKRAEAGHIMRWPSPWGDGFPGWHLECSVMSQKYIGVTLDIHGGGLENQFPHHECEIAQGECVTGQPFCRYWLHNNMVTLNGQKMGKSLGNAISLKQLFYEGHPLLERTFEPAVIRHFILSSHYRSPLDFSNEALKAAEAGSYKLRDAVRELRKATLARLSEPGAAATGQAVALRSEAAWRSGPAPTRPAVVAQSEAVRTALTDIEKRFGEALDEDFNTAAGIAAAFDLARQTGAWIRDGVPATDLLAADTLMQRLVTDVLGLKWQDTAGGAAAEKARNDLIQLLVDLRAEARKAKNFAMGDQIRQRLAGLGIELKDGPQGTTW from the coding sequence ATGGGATTGAAGGTCTTTAACACGCTCGGTCGGAAACTCGAGGAATTCGTGCCGCTGCACCCGCCACAAGTCGGCATGTACGTCTGCGGCCCGACGGTCTACGGCCACAGCCACCTCGGCCACGCCAAGAGCTACGTCAGTTTTGACGCGATCCTGCGCTGGCTGCGCTGCCGCGGGTTTGATGTCACCTACATCCAGAATATCACTGATGTCGGCCACATGACCGACAACGACGAAGACGCCGGCGAGGACAAGATCATCGCTGAAGGCCGACGGCGCAGCCTGCACCCCATGGCCGTCGTTGAGCTCTTCACGCGCAGCTACTTCGACGACATGGACGCGCTGAACGTCCTGCGGCCGGACATCAGCCCGCGTGCCAGCGGCCACATCCCCGAGCAGATCGCGTGTGTCCAAGAGCTACTCGCCAAGGGCCACGCCTACGAGGTTAACGGCTCGGTTTATTTCGACGTCGCGTCGTTCAGCAAGTACGGCCGGCTCAGCGGCCGCAGCGTGGAGGAGATGGAAGCCGGGGCCCGCGTCGAGGTGAACCCTGAAAAACGGCACCCGGCGGATTTCGCCCTGTGGAAGCGCGCCGAAGCCGGCCACATCATGCGCTGGCCCAGCCCGTGGGGCGACGGTTTCCCCGGCTGGCACCTCGAATGCTCCGTCATGAGCCAGAAGTACATCGGTGTCACGCTGGATATTCACGGCGGCGGCCTCGAAAACCAGTTCCCGCACCACGAATGCGAAATCGCCCAGGGCGAGTGCGTCACCGGCCAGCCGTTCTGCCGCTACTGGCTGCACAACAACATGGTCACGCTCAACGGCCAGAAGATGGGCAAGAGCCTGGGCAACGCCATTTCGCTCAAGCAGCTCTTCTACGAGGGCCATCCGCTGCTGGAGCGGACGTTCGAGCCGGCGGTGATCCGGCATTTCATCCTCAGCAGCCACTACCGCTCGCCGCTCGATTTCTCGAATGAGGCGCTCAAGGCGGCGGAGGCCGGCTCGTACAAGCTGCGGGACGCCGTCCGCGAATTGCGCAAAGCCACCCTCGCCCGCCTTTCAGAACCCGGAGCGGCAGCGACGGGCCAAGCGGTAGCGCTGCGTTCGGAGGCCGCCTGGCGTAGCGGCCCCGCGCCGACGCGCCCGGCCGTGGTCGCCCAATCCGAAGCGGTCCGCACCGCCCTGACCGATATCGAGAAGCGCTTTGGCGAAGCGCTCGACGAGGACTTCAACACCGCCGCCGGCATCGCGGCCGCGTTCGATCTGGCCCGTCAGACCGGGGCCTGGATTCGCGACGGCGTCCCGGCGACGGACTTGCTGGCGGCGGACACGCTTATGCAGCGACTGGTCACCGACGTGCTCGGTCTGAAGTGGCAGGACACGGCCGGCGGAGCGGCGGCCGAGAAAGCCCGCAACGACTTAATCCAGCTCCTCGTCGACCTCCGCGCCGAAGCCCGCAAAGCGAAGAACTTCGCCATGGGCGACCAGATCCGGCAGCGCCTGGCCGGACTGGGCATAGAGCTGAAAGACGGCCCGCAAGGGACGACCTGGTAG
- a CDS encoding DUF5009 domain-containing protein, whose translation MDTQPTTPLPDAGGAAAVAAPLPPLTTKPAAERLVSLDVFRGITIAGMILVNNPGSWGNLFSPLAHATWNGLTPTDLVFPFFLFIVGVALPFSFDRRIADGASRLRLFEHVVRRTIIILVLGLLMAAFPRWPALQTWPAWQLALPYIAVIVGLAFLFVDEPPLSWPKLTAPRVRKLISWLLLAGAVGLFIYNFGAFEESKLRVPGVLQRIALCYFFASVIVMLGGVTFRVLCVVALLLGYWAIMTYCHAPDGYQMPDAAARPEGLLHDWIDVKLLGVHLYKERPDPEGLLSTVPAVATVLLGVLTGGWLRTTREKRDRVGWLFLAANVLLVIGLWVALTMPLNKKIWTSSYVLVTGGLAMHFLAACFWLIDVHGYRGWARPFLIFGTNAIAVYFASSVGAKLLMSWSVHLADGQTLTVQKFLYDTYLASWAAPKVASLLYALAYVAVWCVLMWPLYRLRIFIKI comes from the coding sequence ATGGACACACAACCTACTACACCGCTGCCGGATGCCGGCGGAGCGGCTGCCGTCGCGGCGCCACTGCCTCCGCTGACGACCAAACCCGCGGCCGAACGGCTCGTTTCGCTCGATGTCTTCCGCGGGATCACGATCGCCGGGATGATCCTGGTGAACAACCCCGGCAGTTGGGGCAACCTGTTCAGCCCGCTGGCCCACGCGACCTGGAACGGCCTCACCCCGACCGACCTCGTCTTCCCGTTCTTCCTGTTCATCGTCGGCGTGGCGTTGCCGTTTTCCTTTGATCGTCGAATTGCCGACGGCGCCTCCCGTCTGCGGCTCTTCGAGCACGTTGTCCGCCGGACGATCATCATCCTCGTCCTCGGCCTGCTCATGGCGGCTTTCCCGCGCTGGCCAGCGCTGCAGACCTGGCCCGCGTGGCAACTGGCCCTGCCCTACATCGCCGTGATCGTCGGGCTCGCGTTCCTGTTTGTGGACGAGCCGCCGCTCTCGTGGCCCAAACTGACCGCGCCACGCGTCCGGAAGCTCATCTCGTGGCTGCTGCTTGCCGGCGCCGTCGGCCTGTTCATCTACAACTTCGGCGCCTTCGAGGAAAGCAAGCTCCGCGTCCCCGGCGTCCTCCAGCGCATTGCCCTGTGTTACTTCTTCGCCTCCGTCATTGTCATGCTTGGCGGGGTCACCTTCCGCGTGCTGTGCGTCGTGGCGCTTTTGCTCGGCTATTGGGCGATCATGACCTATTGCCACGCGCCGGATGGTTACCAAATGCCCGATGCCGCGGCCCGCCCCGAAGGCCTCCTCCACGACTGGATCGACGTGAAGCTGCTCGGCGTGCACCTCTACAAGGAGCGCCCCGACCCCGAGGGCCTGCTCAGCACCGTCCCCGCCGTCGCCACCGTCCTTCTCGGCGTCCTCACCGGCGGCTGGCTACGCACCACCCGCGAGAAACGCGACCGCGTCGGCTGGCTCTTCCTGGCGGCCAACGTGTTGCTCGTCATCGGCCTCTGGGTCGCGCTGACCATGCCGCTCAACAAAAAGATCTGGACCAGCTCCTACGTCCTCGTCACCGGTGGCCTCGCCATGCACTTCCTGGCGGCCTGCTTCTGGCTCATCGACGTGCACGGCTACCGCGGCTGGGCCCGGCCGTTTCTGATCTTCGGCACCAACGCCATCGCGGTCTATTTCGCGTCGAGTGTCGGCGCGAAGCTGCTCATGTCGTGGTCAGTGCATCTCGCCGACGGCCAGACGCTGACCGTTCAGAAATTCCTCTACGACACGTACCTGGCGTCCTGGGCCGCACCCAAGGTCGCCTCGCTGCTCTATGCACTCGCCTACGTCGCCGTCTGGTGCGTGCTGATGTGGCCGCTCTACCGCCTGCGGATCTTCATCAAGATCTAG
- a CDS encoding cobalamin-dependent protein (Presence of a B(12) (cobalamin)-binding domain implies dependence on cobalamin itself, in one of its several forms, or in some unusual lineages, dependence on a cobalamin-like analog.): MRIALVNPITRRTQGYHTIGTYIPQLGLQVLADLVPVEHQVDIIDEVFGTAATDALIKDGRYDLVGITSYTSGATRAYEIAAGCRERGIPTIMGGPHASACPDEAAEYFDSVAVGECDEIWPQIIADAATGRLQPRYDGTLSDLEKLDLGRGRQTLRPINGVYDVAALQTSRGCPVGCEYCSVTKFNGPSIRRRSISSIIAEWNQTPKKFIFVVDDNFFGVGAKHAEWAKELLRAIIRHGKSRLWFSQTTINMGEDEEGLRLAYKAGCRGMLVGFETFNERALKSYHKGINRKNLARYPELVNGFHKAGIAVFGGFIIGSDEDTPQTVADTALTAVQMGVDIIQITNLTPLPGTKMFDRLRSEGRMLPLDWPKDWERHTFTETVYQPQRMSARELDEAIYELRYAAAQRPWVLKRAFRSLVRTRSLSTAAFVWGMNRGWKRMAKIQAPHDAERYGFAPRPSPRVDKINDSFRMHLRSRVAFEAAPEDDEAKTTSPDLGLPLPVVKPTPVALSD, translated from the coding sequence GTGCGTATAGCTCTCGTCAATCCCATCACCCGCCGCACGCAGGGTTACCACACGATCGGCACCTACATCCCGCAGCTCGGGCTACAGGTGCTCGCGGACCTCGTGCCGGTGGAGCATCAGGTTGACATCATCGACGAAGTATTCGGGACCGCGGCCACCGACGCCCTGATCAAGGACGGCCGCTACGACCTCGTCGGCATCACGTCGTATACCAGCGGCGCCACGCGCGCTTACGAAATCGCCGCCGGCTGCCGCGAGCGTGGGATCCCCACGATCATGGGCGGCCCACATGCCTCGGCCTGCCCGGACGAAGCGGCGGAGTACTTCGACTCTGTCGCGGTCGGCGAGTGCGACGAGATCTGGCCACAAATCATCGCGGACGCCGCTACTGGCCGCCTTCAGCCGCGCTACGACGGCACGCTCTCCGATCTGGAGAAGCTCGATTTGGGCCGTGGCCGGCAGACGCTCCGGCCGATCAACGGCGTGTACGACGTCGCTGCCCTCCAGACCTCACGCGGCTGTCCCGTCGGCTGCGAATACTGCTCCGTGACGAAATTCAACGGCCCGAGCATCCGTCGCCGCTCGATCAGCTCGATCATCGCCGAATGGAACCAGACCCCGAAGAAGTTCATTTTCGTCGTGGACGACAATTTCTTCGGCGTCGGGGCGAAGCATGCCGAGTGGGCCAAGGAGCTGCTGCGGGCCATTATCAGGCACGGCAAGTCGCGGCTCTGGTTCAGCCAGACGACGATCAACATGGGCGAGGACGAGGAAGGCCTGCGCCTCGCGTACAAGGCCGGCTGCCGCGGCATGCTCGTTGGGTTCGAGACCTTCAACGAGCGTGCCCTGAAGAGCTACCACAAGGGCATCAACCGCAAGAATCTCGCCCGCTACCCCGAGCTTGTGAACGGCTTTCACAAGGCCGGTATCGCCGTCTTCGGCGGCTTCATCATCGGCTCCGACGAGGACACGCCGCAGACCGTCGCCGACACGGCTCTTACCGCGGTGCAGATGGGCGTCGACATCATCCAGATCACGAACCTGACGCCGCTGCCCGGCACGAAGATGTTCGACCGGTTGCGCTCCGAGGGGCGAATGCTGCCGCTTGATTGGCCGAAGGATTGGGAACGCCACACGTTCACCGAGACGGTCTACCAGCCGCAACGCATGTCGGCGCGGGAGCTGGATGAGGCGATCTACGAGTTGCGCTACGCCGCCGCGCAGCGCCCCTGGGTGCTCAAGCGGGCGTTCCGCTCACTCGTCCGCACGCGCTCGCTCAGCACCGCGGCTTTCGTGTGGGGCATGAACCGCGGCTGGAAACGCATGGCGAAGATCCAGGCCCCGCACGATGCGGAGCGCTACGGCTTCGCGCCGCGGCCCTCGCCGCGCGTGGACAAGATCAACGACTCATTCCGCATGCACCTCCGGTCGCGCGTCGCGTTCGAGGCGGCGCCCGAAGACGACGAGGCGAAAACAACGAGTCCGGACCTCGGTCTGCCGCTACCGGTGGTCAAGCCGACCCCGGTGGCTCTGTCGGATTAG
- a CDS encoding type II secretion system protein: MWQALTPSICRPRIVRRCAFSLVELVLVIVIIGILAAIAVPRFTRGSTAAAEAALKADLRQLRTALTSFAVEHNNTFPGPLGQDVADQLTRYSNLAGDTADTRSTAYRFGPYLHAIPPCPVGENAGKATASAILISTDSPPTPVPASGEGWVYNATTGEILPNTNMKAESGVKFIEAEATAEALPLPGP, encoded by the coding sequence GTGTGGCAAGCGTTGACACCGTCGATTTGCCGACCCCGCATCGTCCGGCGTTGTGCGTTCTCGCTGGTCGAACTGGTGTTGGTGATCGTGATCATCGGCATTCTGGCGGCGATCGCAGTCCCGCGGTTTACGCGTGGCTCGACTGCGGCCGCCGAGGCAGCGCTGAAGGCCGACCTCAGGCAGCTACGAACGGCGCTCACGAGCTTCGCGGTCGAGCACAACAACACGTTTCCAGGGCCACTCGGGCAGGACGTCGCCGACCAGCTCACGCGGTACTCCAACCTGGCGGGTGACACGGCGGACACGCGCAGCACCGCGTACCGGTTCGGGCCCTACCTGCATGCGATCCCCCCCTGCCCCGTCGGCGAGAACGCCGGCAAGGCTACGGCCAGCGCGATCCTGATCTCGACGGACAGTCCGCCGACGCCGGTGCCGGCGTCCGGCGAGGGCTGGGTCTACAACGCAACGACGGGGGAGATACTGCCGAATACGAACATGAAGGCCGAGTCGGGGGTCAAGTTCATCGAAGCGGAAGCGACGGCAGAGGCGCTGCCGTTGCCAGGGCCGTGA